A part of Aurantimicrobium sp. MWH-Uga1 genomic DNA contains:
- a CDS encoding response regulator — protein sequence MSRILLVEDESALSEPLAFLLTREGFEVEIAEDGQQALDVFANGTFDIILLDLMIPKVPGTEVCRQIRTTSNIPIIMLTAKDTEVDKVVGLELGADDYVTKPYSTRELLARIKAVLRRNVREDDSNDDGVIDIAGIRLDADRHTLHVQGELVATPLKEFELLEYLMSNVGRVLTRGQLIDRVWGTDYYGDTKTLDVHIKRLRSKIEADPAEPVHLVTVRGLGYRFDA from the coding sequence GTGAGCCGCATACTCCTGGTGGAAGACGAAAGCGCACTGAGCGAACCTTTAGCCTTTCTCCTCACTCGAGAAGGTTTTGAGGTAGAGATTGCTGAGGACGGCCAACAAGCACTGGATGTGTTTGCCAATGGCACCTTCGACATCATCTTGTTAGACCTCATGATTCCGAAGGTTCCTGGTACAGAGGTGTGCCGACAGATTCGCACCACCTCCAACATTCCCATCATCATGCTCACCGCCAAAGACACCGAGGTGGACAAGGTCGTGGGATTGGAACTGGGAGCAGATGACTACGTGACCAAGCCCTACTCAACGCGTGAACTTCTCGCTCGCATCAAAGCTGTGCTTCGACGTAATGTTCGTGAAGACGACAGCAACGATGACGGAGTCATCGACATTGCTGGAATCCGACTTGATGCTGACCGCCACACCCTTCATGTTCAAGGTGAGCTTGTTGCAACACCTCTGAAAGAATTTGAGCTCTTGGAATACCTCATGAGCAACGTTGGTCGTGTACTCACCCGTGGACAACTCATCGATCGGGTGTGGGGAACCGACTACTACGGTGACACCAAAACCCTCGATGTTCACATCAAGCGGCTTCGCTCCAAAATCGAGGCAGACCCTGCAGAGCCTGTGCACTTAGTAACGGTGCGTGGGTTGGGTTATCGCTTCGACGCGTAA
- a CDS encoding metalloregulator ArsR/SmtB family transcription factor: MALSQTVMASNATAELAQQLKALGDETRLNLLLKIAGTTCVDGACICDLTPDTKLAQSTVSHHMKLLVDAGLLKRSQKGKWAYFSLTPAASNILLALNLDPVMGSDNCCS, encoded by the coding sequence ATGGCACTCTCCCAAACCGTCATGGCTTCTAACGCCACAGCTGAGCTTGCCCAGCAGCTCAAAGCGCTTGGTGATGAAACGCGTTTGAACCTGCTGCTCAAGATTGCAGGAACCACCTGTGTTGACGGAGCGTGCATCTGCGACCTCACACCAGATACGAAACTTGCCCAGAGCACAGTGAGCCATCACATGAAACTCTTGGTTGATGCAGGCCTTCTTAAACGTAGCCAAAAGGGTAAATGGGCGTATTTTTCACTCACCCCGGCAGCAAGCAACATCTTGTTAGCGTTAAACCTTGATCCCGTGATGGGTTCCGACAACTGCTGTAGTTAG
- a CDS encoding MIP/aquaporin family protein, producing MHTLRLALAEFFGTLVLVATVVGSGIMGTQMSDDAGVALLINTLSTIFVLALLILILGPLSGAHFNPAVTLVLWAKKLQPGVHVLPYVIAQISGAIAGAILANIMFDQAPIQIASTQRVSPGLFIGEIVATAGLLVVILVFIARDQARFIPFAVAAWIGSAYFFTSSTSFANPAVTIGRVFSDSFAGIAPPSVGPFVLAQLIGATLGAVFAWAIIDSTHKKENHV from the coding sequence ATGCACACTCTCAGACTCGCCCTCGCGGAGTTCTTCGGAACTCTCGTTCTCGTAGCCACCGTTGTGGGCTCCGGAATCATGGGCACCCAGATGTCTGACGATGCTGGGGTGGCACTGTTGATCAACACGTTGTCGACAATCTTTGTGCTGGCATTACTCATTCTAATTTTGGGACCCCTCAGCGGTGCTCACTTCAACCCTGCGGTTACCCTCGTGTTGTGGGCAAAGAAGCTCCAACCTGGAGTGCACGTTCTTCCCTATGTGATCGCACAGATTTCAGGTGCCATCGCCGGAGCAATTTTGGCAAACATCATGTTTGACCAGGCGCCTATCCAAATAGCATCAACACAGCGGGTCTCACCCGGATTATTTATTGGTGAAATAGTTGCAACAGCCGGCCTTTTGGTTGTGATTCTGGTCTTCATTGCTCGTGACCAAGCCCGCTTTATTCCTTTCGCGGTTGCCGCATGGATTGGCTCCGCCTACTTCTTCACCTCCTCGACATCTTTTGCAAACCCTGCCGTGACCATTGGTCGTGTCTTTAGCGACAGCTTCGCTGGGATTGCCCCGCCCTCAGTGGGGCCCTTTGTTCTTGCACAGCTCATCGGTGCCACACTCGGAGCGGTATTCGCTTGGGCAATCATTGACTCCACACACAAGAAAGAAAACCATGTCTGA
- a CDS encoding arsenate reductase ArsC, with the protein MSDNKATVLFVCVHNAGRSQMAAGYLQHLAGDRVEVLSAGTEPRDQVNPSAIAVMAEEGIDLTTSTPKVLTDEAVMASDYVITMGCGDKCPFFPGKQYLDWPLADPAGKGVEDVRPIRDEIRSKIEALIAEIDAKF; encoded by the coding sequence ATGTCTGACAACAAAGCAACTGTTCTCTTCGTCTGCGTCCACAACGCAGGACGCTCACAAATGGCAGCCGGTTATCTTCAACATCTTGCCGGTGACCGGGTTGAAGTTCTTTCTGCGGGCACAGAACCACGTGATCAAGTGAACCCTTCAGCCATCGCCGTGATGGCAGAAGAAGGAATCGACCTCACCACCTCAACACCCAAGGTTCTCACCGACGAGGCTGTCATGGCATCTGACTACGTCATCACCATGGGCTGCGGAGACAAGTGCCCGTTCTTCCCCGGCAAGCAATACCTTGACTGGCCACTAGCAGATCCAGCAGGCAAGGGAGTGGAAGATGTCCGCCCCATTCGTGACGAAATTCGCAGCAAGATCGAAGCACTCATCGCAGAGATTGACGCAAAGTTCTAA
- a CDS encoding FAD-dependent oxidoreductase — protein sequence MTKLRLAIVGAGPAGIYAADIAMKAERDFDLSIDLFEHLPAPYGLVRYGVAPDHPRIKGIITALREVLDRGDIRLFGNVEYGVDITMDDLKKHYNAVIFATGAMKDVPLNIPGIDLNGSYGAADFVSWYDGHPDVPRTWPLTAQSVAVIGNGNVALDAARMLAKHAEDLLVTEIPDNVYQGLKASPVTDVHVFGRRGPAQAKFSPLELRELGELRDVDMIVYDEDFEIDPASQALIDSNKQVFVLNKVMNEWRTRETGKASRRLHLHFYANPLEVLGDEEGNVTGFRYERTAPDGSGGVVGAGEIREVEVQAVYRAIGYYSSPLKDVPFDVDKGVIPNHEGQVIDESGKHIPGVYATGWIKRGPVGLIGHTKSDAMETIAHVLEDQVSWWTPEEPEEGAIVDLMESRGIEFTTAQGWTALDEYEQKLGEPEGRARIKVVDRETMLKASRAE from the coding sequence GTGACCAAGCTTCGACTGGCCATTGTTGGCGCCGGCCCCGCAGGAATCTACGCAGCTGATATTGCGATGAAAGCCGAACGCGATTTCGATCTTTCTATTGACCTTTTTGAACACCTTCCCGCACCTTATGGTTTGGTTCGTTATGGTGTTGCACCCGACCACCCACGCATTAAGGGAATCATCACAGCTCTGCGCGAGGTACTGGACCGCGGAGACATCCGCTTGTTTGGCAATGTGGAATACGGCGTTGACATCACGATGGACGACCTCAAGAAGCACTACAACGCCGTCATCTTTGCTACAGGTGCCATGAAGGATGTTCCATTGAACATTCCAGGCATCGACCTCAATGGCAGTTACGGGGCAGCTGACTTTGTCAGTTGGTATGACGGTCATCCTGATGTTCCCCGCACCTGGCCACTGACTGCACAATCTGTTGCAGTGATCGGTAACGGAAACGTGGCACTTGATGCCGCTCGAATGCTGGCCAAGCACGCTGAAGACCTTCTCGTTACCGAGATTCCTGACAACGTCTATCAGGGTCTCAAGGCCTCTCCAGTAACTGATGTTCACGTCTTTGGACGTCGTGGTCCCGCGCAAGCAAAGTTCTCTCCGCTGGAGCTGCGTGAACTGGGTGAGCTGCGTGATGTTGACATGATCGTTTATGACGAAGACTTTGAGATTGATCCTGCAAGCCAGGCACTGATTGATTCCAACAAGCAAGTCTTTGTTCTCAACAAGGTCATGAACGAATGGCGTACCCGCGAGACCGGCAAGGCCTCACGACGGCTGCACTTGCACTTCTATGCCAACCCTCTCGAGGTGCTCGGGGATGAAGAAGGCAACGTGACGGGCTTCCGTTATGAACGCACAGCCCCCGACGGCTCCGGGGGAGTTGTGGGCGCTGGCGAGATCCGTGAAGTAGAGGTGCAGGCTGTGTATCGCGCTATTGGTTACTACAGCTCACCGCTAAAAGACGTTCCCTTTGATGTTGACAAGGGTGTTATCCCTAACCACGAAGGCCAGGTCATTGATGAGTCTGGAAAGCACATCCCTGGCGTTTATGCCACCGGATGGATTAAGCGTGGACCCGTAGGACTCATCGGTCACACCAAGAGCGACGCGATGGAAACCATCGCTCATGTGCTTGAAGATCAAGTTTCATGGTGGACTCCGGAAGAGCCTGAAGAGGGTGCCATCGTTGATCTGATGGAAAGTCGCGGCATTGAATTCACCACAGCTCAGGGCTGGACTGCTTTAGATGAATACGAGCAGAAGCTTGGTGAGCCTGAAGGACGTGCGCGCATCAAGGTTGTCGATAGAGAGACCATGCTGAAAGCCTCGCGCGCAGAGTAA
- the purD gene encoding phosphoribosylamine--glycine ligase, giving the protein MKILVLGSGAREHAIVTALLAENADHEITVAPGNAGIAFDVPCVTTNILDPEAVAFLAEGLDVDLVVVGPEAPLVAGVADPLREMGIPVFGPNQAAAALEGSKTFAKRIMDEAGVPTGRAIKVSTLLDAETALDDYGAPYVIKADGLAAGKGVLVTHDRDAAVAHASHYLTQGSVLIEEFLDGQEVSLFMFADGHDVLPLSPAQDFKRLKDNDEGPNTGGMGAYSPLPWLTEQFGSEDAFVTEVIETIALPTIRQLEAEGTPFQGLLYCGLILTSKGIRVIEFNARFGDPETQVVLPRLKTPLSELMMASATGALAGRDRPEFSDEAVVTVVLASENYPETPVTGRVLTGIPLANAVEGVHVTHAATTEQDGELIATGGRVLSVVGRGKDFAEARSRAYEGLAKIQLEGGQYRTDIAKKVVK; this is encoded by the coding sequence GTGAAAATCCTGGTTCTTGGCTCCGGTGCCCGCGAGCACGCTATTGTTACCGCCCTGCTAGCTGAAAATGCCGACCACGAGATTACTGTTGCTCCCGGCAACGCCGGTATCGCTTTCGATGTTCCTTGCGTCACGACAAACATCCTCGATCCAGAAGCCGTGGCCTTCCTGGCCGAGGGTCTCGATGTTGATCTTGTCGTGGTGGGTCCTGAAGCACCCCTTGTGGCTGGTGTCGCCGATCCCTTGCGCGAAATGGGTATCCCCGTCTTTGGTCCCAACCAGGCTGCCGCTGCTCTAGAGGGTTCAAAAACCTTTGCCAAGCGCATCATGGATGAGGCTGGCGTTCCCACCGGACGTGCAATCAAGGTTTCAACACTGCTTGATGCCGAGACAGCATTGGATGACTACGGCGCTCCCTACGTCATCAAAGCTGATGGCCTCGCTGCCGGTAAGGGTGTCCTCGTTACTCACGATCGCGATGCAGCTGTGGCGCATGCCTCCCACTACCTCACCCAAGGTTCAGTCCTCATTGAAGAATTCTTGGACGGCCAAGAAGTGTCACTGTTCATGTTTGCCGACGGCCACGACGTGCTGCCACTTTCTCCAGCGCAAGATTTCAAGCGTCTGAAGGACAACGATGAAGGTCCCAACACTGGTGGCATGGGTGCCTACTCGCCACTTCCGTGGCTGACAGAACAGTTTGGCAGTGAAGACGCGTTTGTCACCGAAGTGATTGAAACGATTGCTCTGCCCACCATCCGTCAGCTCGAGGCCGAAGGAACGCCCTTCCAAGGCTTGCTTTATTGCGGGCTTATTCTCACCTCCAAGGGAATTCGCGTTATCGAATTCAATGCGCGATTTGGAGACCCCGAAACTCAGGTTGTTCTGCCCCGGCTCAAGACTCCTTTGTCTGAACTCATGATGGCTTCGGCAACTGGAGCTCTCGCCGGACGAGACCGCCCCGAGTTCTCAGATGAAGCCGTCGTCACGGTTGTTCTCGCCAGCGAGAACTATCCCGAGACTCCTGTTACTGGCAGAGTGTTGACCGGTATTCCCTTGGCAAACGCCGTTGAGGGTGTGCACGTTACCCATGCGGCAACCACCGAACAAGACGGCGAGCTCATTGCGACCGGTGGTCGGGTTTTGAGCGTTGTTGGTCGTGGAAAAGACTTTGCCGAGGCACGCTCGCGTGCTTACGAAGGCCTCGCCAAGATTCAGCTTGAGGGCGGTCAATACCGCACAGACATTGCCAAAAAGGTTGTGAAGTAA
- a CDS encoding phosphoribosylaminoimidazolesuccinocarboxamide synthase: MSGFTGGDKLDLAGWEHTYSGKVRDLYVPAGETLESTPRVLVVASDRVSAFDHVLQPGIPGKGELLTKLSLWWFDQLGVPNHLRAGEIPAEVQGKAMLVANLDMFPVECVVRGYLSGSGYLEYIETQSVCGIALPAGLKDGDKLPEPIYTPAWKAPFGEHDENITFERTVELIGLEDATTLRDLSLQIFTQASELAAAKGIILADTKFEFGRDRETGVITLADEVLTSDSSRYWDAAAYEAGTTPAEKMTSFDKQIVRNWLSANWDKKGTPPVLPEEIVQKTADRYRELINRMLG, translated from the coding sequence ATGTCCGGTTTCACCGGAGGCGACAAGCTCGACCTTGCCGGGTGGGAGCACACCTACTCCGGCAAAGTTCGTGACCTCTACGTTCCCGCAGGGGAAACTTTAGAGTCAACGCCTCGCGTGCTGGTTGTTGCGAGCGATCGAGTCAGCGCCTTCGACCATGTGCTCCAGCCAGGTATCCCCGGCAAGGGAGAACTGCTCACCAAGCTCAGCCTGTGGTGGTTTGATCAGCTTGGTGTTCCCAACCACCTGCGCGCAGGCGAGATCCCTGCAGAGGTTCAGGGAAAGGCGATGCTCGTTGCCAACCTGGACATGTTCCCGGTTGAGTGTGTTGTTCGCGGCTACCTCTCCGGTAGTGGTTACCTCGAATACATCGAGACCCAGAGCGTGTGTGGCATTGCTCTTCCTGCAGGACTCAAGGATGGCGACAAGCTACCTGAGCCGATTTACACCCCTGCGTGGAAAGCACCCTTTGGCGAACACGATGAGAACATCACCTTTGAGAGAACTGTGGAACTCATCGGACTCGAGGACGCAACTACGTTGCGCGACCTTTCACTTCAAATCTTCACCCAGGCCAGCGAGCTTGCGGCCGCCAAAGGAATCATCCTTGCTGACACGAAGTTCGAATTTGGTCGCGACAGAGAAACTGGTGTGATCACCCTCGCTGATGAGGTTCTCACCTCCGACTCTTCTCGTTATTGGGATGCAGCAGCTTATGAAGCAGGAACTACCCCTGCGGAAAAAATGACCAGCTTTGATAAACAAATTGTGCGTAATTGGCTTTCAGCGAATTGGGACAAGAAGGGCACACCTCCGGTTCTTCCCGAGGAGATTGTTCAAAAAACTGCAGACCGTTATCGCGAGCTCATCAACCGGATGCTGGGATAG
- a CDS encoding YitT family protein, with amino-acid sequence MRRFINSIFEVPRSGAPMWKRLVLVESGLIICGFAFAIMLQAAIGLDPWDAFHLGLSLVTGVSIGLVVVVVGFAVLFLWIFLKQKLGIGTILNAITIGLSIDYFITLIPQAPDFRWGLGYFIVAIVINGLGISMYIGAGLGPGPRDGLMTGLVRITGRPVWLVRTVIEVLVLGLGWLMGGAVGLGTVLYAFAIGPVVHVMLPWFNLDKVKEPEELEGH; translated from the coding sequence ATGCGCAGATTTATCAATTCCATTTTCGAGGTTCCCCGGAGTGGTGCCCCGATGTGGAAAAGATTGGTTCTGGTGGAATCCGGACTCATCATCTGCGGTTTTGCTTTCGCCATCATGTTGCAAGCCGCTATTGGACTTGATCCGTGGGACGCCTTCCACCTCGGACTGTCACTAGTAACGGGTGTCTCCATTGGGCTCGTCGTTGTGGTCGTGGGTTTTGCAGTTCTTTTTCTCTGGATATTCCTCAAGCAAAAACTTGGTATTGGAACCATCCTCAACGCCATCACCATTGGTCTCTCGATCGACTACTTCATTACCTTGATTCCCCAGGCTCCCGACTTCAGGTGGGGTTTGGGGTACTTCATCGTGGCCATCGTTATTAACGGCTTAGGTATTTCGATGTATATCGGCGCTGGCTTGGGTCCAGGGCCTCGAGATGGTTTGATGACGGGACTGGTCAGAATTACCGGGCGGCCCGTCTGGCTAGTAAGAACAGTCATCGAAGTTCTTGTTCTTGGACTGGGCTGGCTTATGGGTGGCGCAGTCGGCTTGGGAACGGTTCTCTATGCTTTTGCAATTGGTCCCGTCGTTCACGTGATGCTGCCCTGGTTCAACCTAGACAAGGTGAAAGAACCAGAAGAACTTGAAGGCCACTAA